The following are encoded in a window of Synergistaceae bacterium genomic DNA:
- a CDS encoding hydrolase, translating to MIPTREQAYDLLRQHNKEESHIHHAHAVEAAMRHFAEIYHDDPELWGVVGVLHDIDWEETAPEPNTHCHVAPVILREAGVDEDIIHAVQSHGFGICSDVEPANDMERTLFTVDELTGLIITAGLVRPSKSLADLELKSVKKKWKDKAFARGVNREIIKQGAEKMNIPLDDVITETIKALRPVEKEIGM from the coding sequence ATGATACCGACAAGAGAACAGGCATATGACCTTCTCAGGCAGCACAACAAGGAAGAGTCCCACATTCACCACGCGCACGCAGTAGAGGCGGCCATGAGGCACTTTGCGGAAATCTACCACGATGACCCGGAACTATGGGGAGTCGTCGGAGTCCTTCACGATATTGACTGGGAGGAGACAGCCCCGGAGCCTAATACGCACTGCCATGTAGCCCCCGTGATTTTGAGGGAAGCGGGAGTCGATGAGGACATCATTCACGCGGTACAGTCGCACGGATTCGGGATATGCTCTGACGTTGAGCCGGCCAATGACATGGAGAGGACTCTATTCACGGTTGACGAGCTTACCGGGCTTATCATAACGGCGGGACTCGTGAGGCCGTCAAAATCGCTTGCTGACCTCGAATTGAAGTCCGTCAAAAAGAAATGGAAGGACAAAGCGTTTGCCCGCGGCGTGAACCGTGAAATAATCAAGCAGGGTGCGGAAAAAATGAATATACCCCTCGATGACGTAATCACCGAAACAATAAAGGCACTGCGCCCGGTCGAGAAAGAAATCGGAATGTAG
- a CDS encoding response regulator transcription factor — translation MSVRILLADDHPLTRSGIAEFVRREESFELVAEAEDGIEAWDKIKELRPDVALLDIRMPGYDGVAVAQKVKNEGMNTAIVMLTSYDAQQYVIASLRAGARGFVLKTVSPKELTTAINTVAKGGLYLDPEVASVMGEQDFIPEQLSVREREVLLLAAKGLSSKEVAKQLFISERTVQTHLASIYDKLGSRNKTEALLLALKYGVVTLEELLED, via the coding sequence ATGTCAGTAAGAATATTGTTGGCGGATGATCATCCTTTGACGCGCTCAGGGATTGCGGAGTTTGTCAGGCGTGAGGAATCATTTGAGCTAGTCGCGGAAGCTGAAGACGGAATCGAGGCATGGGACAAAATAAAGGAGCTGCGGCCTGATGTCGCACTGCTTGACATTCGTATGCCAGGTTATGACGGCGTTGCGGTCGCGCAGAAGGTCAAGAACGAGGGAATGAATACCGCAATCGTTATGCTGACTTCCTATGACGCACAGCAGTATGTTATAGCCTCACTCAGAGCCGGGGCGCGTGGGTTCGTCCTAAAGACAGTGAGTCCCAAAGAATTAACGACTGCAATTAACACGGTCGCAAAAGGCGGGCTGTATCTTGATCCTGAAGTAGCGTCAGTGATGGGCGAGCAGGATTTTATCCCGGAGCAGTTATCCGTGAGGGAAAGAGAAGTATTATTGCTTGCGGCAAAAGGACTCTCAAGCAAGGAAGTAGCCAAGCAGTTATTCATCAGTGAAAGAACAGTGCAGACACATCTAGCGTCAATATATGACAAACTCGGCTCGCGAAACAAGACAGAGGCATTACTTCTCGCGCTGAAGTACGGAGTCGTAACGCTTGAAGAGCTGTTAGAGGACTGA